The Cloacibacillus sp. genome has a window encoding:
- a CDS encoding TRAP transporter small permease: MKKIKATNQIMESKIWKSLLVIQRGIMLLTSLVMLMILGAVVVARYVFHMDIFGYDEIVLVDSFWMYFIGASYAMYEGGHIKADILSSLLKPRKRALMKVVAGIFQTLVNIIFNVFAYNLIVRSIKIWPVTSSWNIPFLIPQMALFLGFTLMSFYLIIYTAKDLNIYIGIGKEED; this comes from the coding sequence GTGAAAAAAATAAAAGCAACAAATCAAATCATGGAATCAAAAATATGGAAAAGCCTACTGGTGATCCAAAGAGGCATCATGTTGCTCACTTCTTTGGTGATGCTGATGATATTGGGAGCTGTTGTTGTTGCTAGATATGTTTTTCATATGGATATTTTTGGTTATGATGAGATAGTTCTTGTCGATTCTTTCTGGATGTATTTTATAGGGGCTTCCTATGCAATGTATGAGGGCGGTCATATTAAAGCGGACATCTTATCTTCGTTGCTCAAGCCGAGAAAACGTGCATTGATGAAGGTTGTGGCGGGGATATTTCAAACTTTGGTGAATATTATTTTTAATGTTTTTGCCTACAATTTAATTGTAAGATCAATAAAAATATGGCCAGTAACCTCTTCATGGAATATTCCATTTCTGATTCCACAGATGGCCTTATTTTTAGGTTTTACATTAATGTCATTTTATCTAATCATCTACACAGCCAAAGACCTCAATATATATATTGGTATAGGTAAGGAGGAGGATTAA
- a CDS encoding trimethylamine methyltransferase family protein, translating into MEFVRPKIKLLDDEEIKYIDRISRDILKEIGFICEDDEAMSIFAKAGARVLIKDKKVFLTNHIIDQVIETFNPMVELYGRNGRETLHVGGDNLYFGTTGFATNYLDLENGGYRPSTSKDVVDIMKLCDVLDPPDYILPSVGATDVEPEYVDLYEFKAGMLYTSKHIQTQANDRKNVKKIIKMAEFMAGSSEELRKAPFFSFLVTLTSPLHQRSDSMQLIIESAQNNIPLFIESGPMAGATSPVTLAETVAIANAELLSSMILAKLVNPTVPTIYASWARAINMQNGYVSVGCPEFGMLRVATTQMGKYYGLPTGGGGNLTDSLSLDPQLGAEQCSTSMLPAMAGINMIQGMGLIAGMNAVSAEALVIASEIANYVKRVHRGIDVNKDFKGVELIKNIGPSGDFLTSEHTLENFKKELWMRSIFDCSAVKNENSQLESGVLSKTVMKTKKLMKRYVPITLPEDAETVLDNIIRS; encoded by the coding sequence ATGGAATTCGTGAGACCAAAGATAAAATTATTGGATGACGAAGAAATCAAATATATTGATCGTATTTCGAGAGATATATTAAAAGAAATTGGCTTTATTTGTGAAGATGATGAAGCAATGTCAATATTTGCAAAGGCTGGGGCGCGTGTACTGATAAAAGATAAGAAAGTTTTTCTAACCAATCATATTATTGACCAAGTTATTGAAACTTTCAATCCTATGGTGGAACTATATGGGCGCAACGGGCGTGAAACTCTTCATGTTGGAGGAGATAATCTGTATTTTGGAACCACAGGCTTTGCTACCAATTATCTTGATTTAGAAAACGGAGGGTATCGTCCGTCAACTAGTAAAGATGTCGTAGATATAATGAAGCTCTGTGACGTTTTGGATCCGCCGGATTATATTCTTCCTAGTGTTGGAGCTACAGATGTGGAGCCTGAATATGTGGATCTGTATGAGTTTAAGGCGGGAATGCTTTATACCTCCAAGCATATTCAAACGCAGGCAAATGATCGTAAAAATGTTAAGAAAATAATTAAAATGGCGGAGTTTATGGCTGGTAGCAGTGAGGAACTGAGGAAGGCGCCATTTTTTTCGTTCCTAGTAACATTGACCAGTCCTTTGCATCAGCGCAGCGACTCCATGCAGCTCATTATAGAGTCCGCGCAGAATAATATACCTCTCTTTATTGAATCTGGGCCTATGGCAGGGGCGACGTCGCCAGTGACTTTAGCTGAAACTGTCGCTATAGCAAATGCAGAACTTTTAAGCAGTATGATTCTGGCTAAACTGGTAAACCCCACGGTTCCAACTATATATGCAAGCTGGGCAAGAGCCATCAATATGCAAAACGGTTATGTGAGTGTTGGTTGTCCGGAGTTTGGTATGTTGCGTGTGGCAACAACTCAGATGGGAAAATATTATGGGCTCCCAACCGGAGGCGGCGGAAACCTGACTGACTCTTTATCTCTTGATCCGCAGCTTGGAGCGGAACAGTGTTCGACTAGTATGTTGCCTGCGATGGCTGGCATTAATATGATCCAAGGCATGGGGCTAATCGCCGGTATGAATGCTGTAAGTGCGGAAGCGCTTGTCATTGCGTCTGAAATTGCAAATTATGTAAAAAGAGTACATAGAGGAATTGATGTCAATAAGGATTTTAAGGGGGTTGAGCTTATTAAAAATATTGGCCCTTCTGGCGATTTCTTAACATCGGAACACACTTTAGAAAATTTCAAAAAAGAACTTTGGATGCGGAGCATATTCGACTGTTCTGCCGTTAAAAACGAAAACAGTCAACTGGAATCTGGTGTGCTGAGTAAAACGGTTATGAAAACTAAGAAACTAATGAAAAGATATGTTCCTATTACTTTGCCCGAGGATGCAGAGACTGTGCTTGATAATATTATCCGCAGCTAA
- the dctP gene encoding TRAP transporter substrate-binding protein DctP — protein MKKYLIRVMAIFTFSFMFASCFSLAAEAKVLKMYAPYPADSFITQGLVSAVEQIKKETKGKISIKIFPGGQLGGYEEAVEEVRQGTIDLASTWLTKRFDPRLDMLNLPGYAPLGYKQLAKICFAVDSPFATKIESVLQSINIVSLGPWPEPYANLIFAKGKRPEKFIGFENKKRSIRVPGMPLYRDSYVAMGYQTLTMDVSELWNAMQTGQVDGASGQTLESTYLLGKDIVKHVDYNRAVCPPSWLIINKDLWSSFTKEQQKIVSKAFNTWSLKTLDLMAKKDIEYAKLLKDYGIEVAEYNDKYYSELAAYLRKTVWPKYYDVFGKDFLVNLDKIVNNMKNK, from the coding sequence ATGAAAAAATATCTTATAAGAGTAATGGCGATATTTACTTTTAGCTTTATGTTTGCCTCCTGTTTTTCACTTGCTGCGGAGGCTAAGGTGCTTAAAATGTATGCTCCGTACCCTGCGGATAGTTTTATTACACAAGGATTAGTCTCTGCGGTGGAGCAGATAAAAAAAGAGACGAAAGGGAAAATATCAATAAAAATTTTCCCTGGTGGGCAACTTGGAGGATATGAGGAAGCGGTAGAAGAAGTTCGTCAAGGAACAATAGACTTGGCTTCAACATGGCTTACGAAGCGTTTTGACCCGCGCCTTGATATGCTTAATCTGCCAGGTTATGCTCCTTTGGGGTATAAGCAGCTCGCAAAAATTTGTTTTGCAGTAGATTCTCCCTTTGCTACAAAAATCGAATCCGTTCTTCAGTCAATTAATATTGTGAGTCTTGGCCCGTGGCCGGAACCTTATGCGAATCTTATTTTTGCCAAAGGAAAACGCCCTGAAAAATTCATCGGCTTTGAAAATAAAAAAAGAAGCATAAGGGTACCCGGAATGCCTCTTTATAGAGATTCTTATGTGGCTATGGGGTATCAGACTCTGACGATGGATGTATCGGAGCTTTGGAATGCTATGCAGACTGGGCAGGTTGACGGCGCCTCTGGACAAACGCTTGAAAGCACATATCTTCTTGGTAAGGATATTGTAAAACATGTAGATTACAACAGGGCAGTCTGTCCTCCTTCGTGGCTTATCATTAATAAAGACCTCTGGTCCTCATTCACCAAAGAGCAGCAGAAGATAGTATCTAAGGCGTTTAATACTTGGTCGCTTAAAACGCTTGATTTGATGGCTAAAAAAGACATCGAGTATGCGAAACTTCTGAAAGATTATGGAATTGAAGTGGCAGAATATAATGACAAATATTATTCTGAACTAGCGGCATATCTCAGAAAGACAGTTTGGCCGAAATACTATGATGTGTTTGGTAAAGATTTCCTTGTCAATCTTGATAAGATTGTAAATAATATGAAAAATAAATAA
- a CDS encoding corrinoid protein, which produces MDSKVLRSIAEAVIDGSVKQVATLVNEAVCAQIPAGKILNDGLISGMNQVGELFKEGEMFVPEVLVSAKALQNGVDIIRSLLVEEGVKAAGKILTVTVEGDLHDIGVKLVGMMLEGAGFEVVNIGVDVTVAKIVEKVKEIRPNILGLSAMLTTTMVNMKDVMDALKEEGLLDDLKVMIGGAPVSPLYAEKIGAVYSADASDAVTVARNILPR; this is translated from the coding sequence ATGGATAGTAAAGTTCTCAGGTCTATTGCAGAGGCAGTTATAGATGGCTCCGTCAAACAGGTTGCCACTTTAGTCAATGAGGCGGTTTGTGCTCAAATCCCGGCTGGGAAAATCCTGAATGACGGGTTGATTTCAGGAATGAACCAGGTTGGAGAACTTTTTAAAGAGGGCGAAATGTTTGTGCCCGAGGTTTTAGTTTCAGCAAAAGCGCTACAAAACGGGGTTGATATTATTCGTAGTCTGCTTGTAGAGGAGGGGGTAAAAGCGGCAGGCAAAATTCTGACGGTGACGGTAGAGGGAGACCTTCATGATATTGGCGTTAAGCTTGTCGGAATGATGTTAGAAGGGGCCGGTTTTGAGGTGGTCAATATTGGTGTGGATGTCACCGTTGCCAAAATTGTTGAGAAGGTCAAAGAAATAAGGCCGAATATTCTTGGACTATCTGCGATGCTCACAACTACGATGGTAAATATGAAGGATGTGATGGATGCTCTTAAGGAAGAAGGATTACTTGATGATTTAAAAGTAATGATAGGCGGTGCTCCTGTGTCTCCTCTGTATGCTGAAAAGATTGGGGCGGTGTATTCTGCCGATGCAAGTGACGCTGTAACTGTAGCGAGAAATATTCTGCCGCGTTAG